Proteins from one Candidatus Hydrogenedentota bacterium genomic window:
- a CDS encoding caspase family protein, translating to MLQLVAGSTEDRGVGGTAAPPDASGKRVALVIGNSAYASAPLRNPVNDAKAMATALKQCGFEVIDKLDCDLRNMKGAVDDFGARIEGVDAALFFYAGHGLQV from the coding sequence TTGTTGCAGCTTGTCGCAGGTTCCACCGAAGACCGCGGCGTGGGCGGAACCGCGGCACCTCCAGACGCATCAGGCAAGCGCGTGGCGCTCGTTATCGGGAACTCCGCCTACGCCTCGGCGCCTCTGCGCAACCCGGTGAATGACGCCAAAGCGATGGCCACGGCGCTCAAGCAGTGCGGGTTTGAGGTAATCGACAAGCTTGATTGTGACCTGCGCAATATGAAGGGAGCGGTGGATGATTTTGGGGCCCGTATCGAGGGTGTGGACGCGGCCCTGTTCTTCTATGCCGGACACGGGTTGCAGGT
- a CDS encoding OmpA family protein, with translation MMHRRWTAVLHVVWLLPAVLAACSSAPDASAAAQEALTREKLLQMLAPPPVITRDGGERKAVIRPKVTSDGYAVPEASPCASLSTILFKLDSAELQPESVEQLNLVTAALNEAGMKDKRVLVEGHTCELGTGAHNKTLSEQRAASVRRFLAAHGVDDARLDTAGWGETRPRFGGEENRHLNRRVDFVMLESMSGKTREPLARGLRRLAAPAPGERRFLDVAFTGRRKAGGRDFPLDQPRNELQSGDFYGIEFSVFEGCHVYVLHLESQGTVIWPLVQFRQLEGVWYYFAETQKLPPDKTMYFLDEYPGTEVLAVIAAPGPLADAAAAAALFKQHGAGITEQHVRTALGQPEAELYLTVIDHK, from the coding sequence ATGATGCATCGTCGATGGACTGCCGTTCTGCATGTGGTGTGGTTGCTGCCGGCAGTGCTGGCGGCGTGTTCGAGCGCGCCGGACGCGTCCGCCGCGGCGCAGGAGGCGTTGACCAGGGAAAAGCTGCTGCAGATGCTCGCGCCGCCTCCCGTGATAACCCGCGATGGGGGCGAGCGCAAGGCGGTGATCAGGCCCAAGGTCACGTCTGACGGTTACGCCGTGCCCGAGGCGTCGCCCTGCGCATCGCTATCGACCATCCTCTTCAAGCTGGATTCGGCGGAACTGCAACCGGAATCGGTCGAGCAGTTGAACCTCGTAACAGCCGCGCTGAACGAGGCCGGTATGAAAGACAAGCGCGTGCTGGTAGAGGGCCACACCTGCGAACTGGGCACGGGCGCGCACAACAAGACGCTTTCCGAACAGCGCGCCGCGTCGGTGCGCCGTTTTCTGGCGGCACATGGCGTGGACGACGCGCGCCTCGACACCGCCGGCTGGGGCGAGACGCGCCCGCGCTTCGGCGGCGAGGAAAACCGGCACCTGAACCGGCGCGTCGATTTCGTGATGCTGGAGAGCATGTCGGGCAAGACGCGCGAACCGCTGGCCCGCGGTCTGCGCCGGTTGGCCGCGCCGGCGCCCGGCGAACGCCGCTTCCTCGATGTGGCGTTCACGGGCCGAAGAAAGGCCGGCGGCCGCGACTTTCCGCTGGACCAGCCCCGGAACGAGCTGCAGTCCGGCGATTTCTACGGCATCGAGTTCAGCGTGTTCGAAGGCTGCCACGTCTATGTGCTTCACCTGGAATCACAGGGCACCGTTATCTGGCCGCTGGTCCAGTTCCGCCAGCTGGAAGGCGTCTGGTACTACTTCGCGGAAACGCAGAAGCTGCCGCCGGACAAAACCATGTACTTCCTCGACGAATACCCGGGCACGGAGGTCCTGGCCGTCATCGCCGCGCCCGGCCCCTTGGCCGATGCCGCCGCGGCCGCGGCCCTGTTCAAGCAGCACGGGGCCGGAATCACCGAACAACACGTGCGGACGGCCCTCGGCCAGCCCGAGGCGGAACTGTATCTCACGGTTATCGACCACAAGTAG